One Candidatus Zixiibacteriota bacterium genomic window carries:
- a CDS encoding T9SS type A sorting domain-containing protein — translation MRGIKTGRAWRAGASGGAIRQVMVLAALLTLASAAHATNTNLLITTYVPDSACPGQPFEICAQLTEACGGGVSAPLPNRPVYFFLNAGSCGVGSSLIPTDSAFTDSNGVACTTIPIPMANGLYSLRVKFNGEPKPANNQPPNSACDPSKRIQLSNSNDCRNLVVSDSACQYPPDATCPGDTTLLLCASGEICLTGFYCSDPDDNLMACSVSLGTLTDSTVCFTPTGAGVYDLVLTAMDSYLNMSSCTTSVTVVLNAAPVVDLPADTSVFLCGTTQFCFPAAITDADCNVVSVTSNYGSYAGTAAGFDQIARLNEMGATVTQVGGGAPGTVLYGSGDFVAPVNTQSGVAVSLPNFGFADYVADYGSFPSGLTPANSADHLLGGPTDLTFTTPGIGGPDGGDGDGSVAFASGNYCVLGLYTPVTTCNGSATDFFLFTNTSSGGTIELQFLLGGSPVHTVSQAIAAAANGSGFGGVTFDLPDGLTYDRVRIACLSGAPEIDGVAARTAPSPTSTDVCFTATASGTYDVIVSATDACGLVGADTMTVNVLVNQPPVANAGSDQTIFLCEPTEICFGVSFSDPDNNLALTEKVSGPGTLAGNEICFTPSGAGTYTFIIRAVDACGDQDYDTVAVTVEGNHRPTADEPDDVVIFLCDPIQLCHTFTASDPDGDDLTWTKLAGVGTVQSDGQFCFTPTTSGIYAVAAVVSDSCGLADTTSIKYTVTLNSAPVAADPGPAADLFQCDPAQVCYTFAATDVNGGTLTWTKLSGAGTVSAAGQWCFTPTGAGAYAVTAQVADSCGDADTVSHTYNITINQPPTIALGADTALALCAPQPICLSYAAGDPDAGDLVTETMVSGYGAIDTAANQICFTPTSGGLYQFIVQATDNCGDSDLDTALVLVSFGDVAAIDCPTGPINVSLCAADEVCQMLAVTPPTAAVTASFGTWAAGQLCFQADTSGTYHIQVVASEDCGADTCLLTFNVVIGAAASITCPEPQTESLCAADTVCVPVSINGGNLSVTVTPTGWYSAGNVCFVADTSGHYALTVIANTLCGADTCAFTVDVTINTPPTAADPSSPVDTFMCAAAQVCYQFAAADAEGDPLTWSRLSGSGTVSSSGLWCFTAAAGSHSVTAVAADPCGAKDTVSLTYEVAINSAPVMALGNDTTVFQCAATAMCLPYAATDADGNITLIEILAGAPGAVLDQPNSRFCFTPAGAGSYTFILRVTDACGQSDRDTMVVTVGLNSSPAVSLGADQTLFACAPAQICLPVASSDPDNNLSAVTLVSGPGTLVGNQVCFTPTGTGTYQFIVRATDACGAVDEDTALVYYTLNSAPTADAGADQTLFLCAPAPICWPAAGSDPDGNLASVTLTQGPGTFNGSQICFTPSADGSYLFVLRATDACGAADYDSATITVALNEAPVCVAPSDTSIAQCAAQEVCLPAYATDANGNLHMCQIISGPGSLVNGQWCYTPASDQTVTVVMRCTDSCGAYCESQFTVDFDVNGPPQIAFGADINTFQCQLAEICLPYTASDPEGLGTTTITLVSGPGTLDQANSRVCYTPAAPGTATFIIGIADHCNRADYDTINVTVGLNVPPAVNAGSDQDLFLCQTGAEICWPASVTDANNNLTSVNLIGPGTFDGDEICFNPTTSGDYDFILEATDACGVYRADTVTITVTNNEPPTVQLPGDSSLFLCAPQEVCFDYAADDPNGGRLTETMLSGFGTIDTAANRICFTPAAAGSYEFVVRVTDSCGASDRDTMVVTVAFGTFVSIDCPSTPIAVSLCGPDEVCYLLGITPGSATVSTSHGTYSGGQLCFPADTTGTYAIEVIASTDCNADTCILEFTVDIGAAAQISCPGPQTFDICTPDTVCVPVTVLMRSDTVTVSPIGWYAGGNVCFFADTSGHYELTVIAATTCGADTCTVIADVSINTAPAADLPDPVDSFLCASGQICFAFAAADADGDPLTWTRLSGPGTVTPAGVWCFTPTESGAYPVTVIVADPCGAADTATMTYNLTFNTPPVVDLGGGKVNKLTLFQCDPSEQCLPYTVTDPDNNVVREELVSGTATLDTAANELCFTAPASGTYRFIVRVEDACGAFDLDTLDVTVQINYAPTANAGADQQLFLCASTPLCWPAGCTDPDNNLDSCYLITPAGTYSGGQICFTPDTAGIYGFILRTVDVCGEADEDTAFVAVEINSAPVCHLPNDTTIAQCLPAQVQLPVSATDVDGNLDRCEIITGPGSIQSGAWVYTPTADQTVTVQVLCIDSCGTVCTGDFTVAFQVNEPPAVNLGPDTTLFLCQPQQVCRPVAVTDDENNLQSTTVISPAGATLNGDQVCFATALGQPTYPVIVEAVDACGRSRRDTSIVTVNFNRPPALTVTPSFTIYLDFSGEVCFSVAATDPDNNLTGVGVTAPAALAGNEACFWADTSGVYCFVVTAHDACNVAAVDTICVTVAIDECIHLRVEKTHNSFQGNHEFVDIFQQGSGKEIGGFDLLLQYDPTALLFNNAVPGDLLEQCGWEYFTYRQGPAGNCSGCPNGLVRIVAIAEYNNGANHPGCFLQDLTGSLATLDFVVSNDRNLECQYAPIRFFWVDCGDNAVSSRTGDTLFISRKVFDFELNEMTSYTGTLPGFTGAPDVCITSGGPGKPSTVRCVDFTNGGVDIVCADSIDARGDINLDGQMNTIADAVLLSNYFVYGLGVFTINVEGQIAATDVNADGLALSVADLVYLIRVVVGDALPYPKLDPNKSAEVQLALIDGVLEIQRTDYEIGAIALILEGEAVPELHPEAKGMELRYSFDGTDTRVLVYNSQAAAALSGGKVLRIGGAARIKTIDLGAFNGLALTAKVSSLPSRYALSQNFPNPFNPATTIEFALPKTTDWELKIFNVLGQTVETFTGTQDVGYMKIVWDAGRYASGVYLYRLTAGEFTATKKMVLLK, via the coding sequence ATGCGCGGTATTAAGACAGGTCGGGCCTGGCGTGCGGGAGCCTCGGGTGGGGCGATCCGGCAGGTGATGGTTCTGGCAGCGCTGTTGACGCTGGCATCAGCAGCTCATGCCACCAACACTAATCTGCTTATTACAACTTACGTGCCGGACAGCGCCTGCCCGGGACAGCCGTTCGAGATTTGCGCCCAGCTCACGGAGGCCTGCGGCGGCGGCGTGAGTGCGCCGTTGCCCAACCGGCCGGTGTATTTCTTTCTGAATGCAGGCAGTTGCGGGGTCGGCAGTTCGCTGATTCCCACCGACTCGGCTTTCACCGATTCGAACGGGGTGGCCTGCACGACGATCCCTATACCCATGGCGAACGGTCTGTACTCGCTCCGCGTGAAGTTCAATGGGGAGCCGAAACCGGCCAACAACCAGCCTCCCAACAGCGCCTGTGATCCGAGCAAGCGGATTCAATTGTCCAACTCCAATGATTGCCGGAATCTCGTGGTCAGCGACAGCGCCTGCCAGTACCCGCCGGACGCAACCTGTCCCGGCGATACGACGCTCTTGCTCTGCGCGTCGGGTGAGATCTGCCTGACCGGATTTTACTGCTCCGACCCGGACGATAATCTGATGGCGTGCTCCGTCTCCCTCGGCACGCTCACGGATTCGACGGTCTGCTTCACGCCGACCGGGGCCGGCGTCTACGACCTCGTGCTCACGGCCATGGATTCCTACCTCAACATGTCGTCCTGCACCACCAGTGTGACGGTCGTGCTGAATGCGGCGCCGGTAGTGGACCTTCCGGCGGACACCTCGGTTTTCCTCTGCGGCACGACTCAGTTCTGTTTCCCGGCGGCGATCACCGATGCGGACTGCAACGTGGTCTCGGTGACCAGCAACTACGGGTCGTATGCCGGCACGGCGGCCGGGTTCGACCAGATTGCCCGCCTGAATGAGATGGGGGCGACGGTTACGCAGGTGGGCGGCGGGGCGCCGGGGACAGTTCTCTACGGGTCGGGCGATTTTGTGGCCCCGGTCAACACCCAGTCGGGCGTCGCGGTGAGCCTGCCCAATTTCGGCTTCGCCGACTACGTGGCCGACTACGGGTCTTTCCCGTCAGGACTGACTCCCGCCAACTCGGCCGACCACCTTCTGGGTGGGCCGACAGATCTGACCTTCACCACCCCAGGGATCGGGGGACCGGACGGCGGGGACGGGGACGGTTCAGTGGCCTTTGCGAGCGGCAATTACTGTGTGCTTGGGCTCTACACACCCGTGACAACCTGCAACGGATCGGCCACGGACTTCTTCCTGTTCACCAACACAAGCAGCGGCGGCACGATTGAGCTGCAATTTCTCCTGGGCGGGAGCCCGGTGCACACGGTCTCCCAGGCCATCGCCGCGGCCGCCAACGGCAGCGGTTTCGGCGGCGTGACCTTCGACCTTCCCGACGGCCTCACATACGACCGGGTGCGGATCGCCTGTCTGAGCGGCGCGCCCGAGATCGACGGGGTGGCCGCCCGCACCGCGCCCTCGCCGACGAGCACCGACGTCTGTTTCACCGCGACCGCGAGCGGCACCTACGATGTGATCGTGTCGGCTACCGACGCCTGCGGGCTGGTCGGGGCGGATACGATGACGGTCAACGTGCTGGTAAACCAGCCGCCCGTCGCCAACGCGGGGAGCGACCAGACGATTTTCCTGTGCGAGCCGACGGAGATCTGTTTCGGCGTGTCGTTCAGCGATCCCGACAACAATCTGGCGCTGACGGAGAAAGTCTCCGGTCCCGGCACGCTCGCGGGCAACGAAATCTGCTTCACGCCCTCGGGGGCCGGCACCTACACCTTCATCATCCGGGCGGTCGACGCTTGCGGCGACCAGGACTACGACACGGTGGCCGTGACGGTCGAGGGGAACCACCGGCCGACGGCGGACGAGCCGGACGACGTCGTGATTTTCCTCTGCGATCCGATTCAACTCTGCCATACCTTCACGGCGTCCGACCCGGACGGCGACGATCTCACGTGGACGAAGCTGGCGGGCGTCGGGACGGTGCAGTCGGACGGGCAGTTCTGTTTCACGCCGACCACCTCGGGCATCTACGCGGTGGCGGCGGTGGTGAGCGATTCGTGCGGCCTGGCCGACACGACCTCGATCAAGTACACGGTGACCCTGAATTCGGCGCCGGTGGCGGCCGATCCGGGCCCGGCGGCCGATCTCTTCCAGTGCGACCCGGCCCAGGTGTGCTACACGTTCGCGGCCACCGATGTCAACGGGGGGACGCTCACCTGGACGAAGCTGAGCGGGGCGGGGACGGTGAGTGCGGCGGGGCAGTGGTGTTTCACGCCGACCGGCGCCGGCGCCTACGCGGTGACGGCCCAGGTGGCGGATTCCTGCGGGGATGCCGACACGGTGAGCCACACCTACAACATCACGATCAACCAGCCGCCGACGATCGCGCTGGGTGCGGACACGGCCCTGGCGCTGTGCGCGCCGCAGCCGATCTGCCTGAGCTACGCGGCGGGCGATCCTGACGCGGGCGACCTGGTGACCGAGACAATGGTGTCCGGGTACGGCGCGATCGACACGGCCGCCAATCAAATCTGTTTCACGCCGACGAGCGGCGGTCTCTACCAGTTCATCGTGCAAGCGACTGACAATTGCGGCGACAGCGACCTCGACACGGCCCTGGTGCTGGTGAGTTTCGGCGACGTCGCGGCGATCGACTGCCCGACCGGGCCGATCAACGTGTCGCTCTGCGCGGCCGACGAAGTCTGCCAGATGCTCGCGGTGACGCCGCCCACGGCGGCGGTGACGGCCTCGTTCGGGACGTGGGCGGCCGGCCAGCTCTGTTTCCAGGCGGATACGAGCGGGACCTACCACATTCAGGTGGTGGCCTCGGAGGACTGCGGCGCCGACACCTGCCTGCTCACTTTCAACGTCGTCATCGGCGCGGCGGCTTCGATCACCTGCCCTGAGCCGCAGACGGAGTCGCTGTGCGCGGCCGACACGGTCTGCGTGCCGGTCAGCATCAACGGGGGCAACCTCTCGGTCACGGTCACGCCGACCGGCTGGTACTCGGCCGGCAACGTCTGTTTCGTCGCCGACACGAGCGGCCACTACGCGCTGACGGTGATCGCCAACACGCTGTGCGGGGCCGACACCTGTGCGTTCACGGTGGACGTGACGATCAACACGCCGCCGACGGCGGCCGATCCGTCCTCGCCGGTCGACACCTTCATGTGCGCGGCGGCGCAGGTGTGCTACCAGTTCGCGGCGGCCGACGCCGAGGGCGATCCGCTCACCTGGAGCCGTCTTTCGGGGAGCGGAACCGTGAGTTCCTCGGGTCTGTGGTGTTTCACCGCGGCGGCCGGCAGCCACAGCGTCACGGCGGTGGCGGCCGATCCGTGCGGGGCGAAGGACACGGTCAGCCTCACCTACGAGGTGGCGATCAACAGCGCGCCGGTCATGGCGCTGGGCAACGATACGACGGTCTTCCAGTGCGCGGCGACGGCGATGTGCCTGCCGTACGCGGCGACCGATGCGGACGGCAACATTACACTGATAGAGATTCTCGCCGGCGCGCCGGGGGCGGTGCTCGACCAGCCCAACAGCCGGTTCTGCTTCACGCCCGCCGGGGCCGGTTCGTACACGTTTATCCTGCGGGTCACGGACGCCTGCGGGCAGAGCGACCGCGACACGATGGTGGTCACGGTCGGGCTCAACAGCTCGCCGGCGGTGAGTCTGGGAGCCGACCAGACGCTGTTTGCATGCGCACCGGCGCAGATCTGTCTGCCGGTGGCGAGCAGCGATCCGGACAACAACCTCAGCGCGGTGACCCTGGTCAGCGGCCCCGGCACCCTGGTCGGCAACCAGGTGTGCTTTACGCCGACGGGCACGGGGACGTACCAGTTCATCGTGCGGGCAACCGATGCGTGCGGGGCGGTTGACGAGGACACGGCGCTCGTGTACTACACGCTCAACAGCGCCCCGACGGCCGATGCGGGAGCGGACCAGACGCTCTTCCTCTGCGCGCCCGCGCCGATCTGCTGGCCGGCCGCGGGGAGCGACCCCGACGGGAACCTGGCGAGCGTGACGCTCACGCAGGGCCCGGGGACGTTCAACGGCTCGCAAATCTGCTTCACGCCGTCCGCCGACGGATCGTACCTGTTCGTGCTGCGGGCGACCGACGCCTGCGGGGCGGCGGATTACGATTCGGCGACGATAACGGTGGCGCTCAATGAGGCCCCGGTCTGCGTGGCGCCGAGCGACACGAGCATCGCCCAGTGCGCGGCGCAGGAGGTCTGTCTGCCGGCTTACGCGACCGACGCCAACGGCAACCTGCACATGTGCCAGATTATTTCCGGTCCGGGCTCGCTGGTGAACGGCCAGTGGTGCTACACGCCGGCCAGCGACCAGACGGTGACAGTGGTGATGCGCTGCACCGATTCCTGCGGGGCCTACTGCGAATCGCAGTTCACGGTCGATTTTGACGTCAACGGTCCCCCGCAGATCGCCTTCGGCGCGGACATCAACACGTTCCAGTGCCAGCTCGCCGAAATCTGTCTGCCCTACACCGCCTCCGATCCGGAGGGGCTGGGGACGACGACCATCACGCTCGTGTCCGGGCCGGGAACGCTTGACCAGGCGAACTCCCGGGTTTGCTACACGCCGGCGGCCCCGGGCACCGCGACTTTCATCATCGGCATCGCCGACCACTGCAACCGGGCTGATTACGACACGATCAACGTGACCGTCGGGCTCAACGTGCCGCCGGCGGTGAACGCCGGCAGCGACCAGGATCTCTTCCTCTGCCAGACGGGTGCGGAGATCTGCTGGCCGGCGTCGGTGACCGACGCCAACAACAACCTGACGAGCGTGAATCTGATCGGCCCGGGGACGTTCGACGGGGACGAGATCTGTTTCAACCCGACGACCTCGGGCGACTACGATTTTATTCTCGAGGCAACCGATGCCTGCGGGGTGTACCGGGCGGACACGGTAACGATCACAGTAACGAACAACGAGCCGCCGACAGTGCAGCTGCCGGGCGACTCGAGCCTCTTCCTGTGCGCGCCGCAGGAGGTCTGCTTTGACTACGCGGCCGACGATCCGAACGGGGGGCGGCTCACCGAGACCATGCTCTCGGGTTTCGGCACGATCGACACGGCGGCCAACCGGATCTGTTTCACGCCGGCCGCCGCCGGGAGCTACGAGTTCGTCGTGCGGGTGACGGATTCGTGCGGTGCGAGCGACCGGGATACGATGGTGGTGACGGTGGCGTTCGGGACTTTCGTCTCGATTGACTGCCCGAGCACGCCGATCGCCGTCTCGCTCTGCGGACCGGATGAGGTCTGCTACCTGCTCGGCATCACGCCCGGCAGCGCGACGGTGAGCACGTCCCACGGCACGTACAGCGGCGGGCAGCTCTGCTTCCCGGCGGACACGACCGGGACTTACGCGATCGAGGTCATTGCCTCGACCGACTGCAACGCCGACACCTGCATCCTTGAGTTCACGGTCGACATCGGCGCGGCCGCGCAGATCAGCTGCCCCGGGCCGCAAACGTTCGACATCTGCACGCCCGACACGGTGTGTGTGCCCGTGACGGTCCTGATGCGGAGCGACACGGTGACGGTCAGCCCGATCGGGTGGTACGCGGGCGGCAACGTCTGCTTCTTCGCCGACACCAGCGGCCACTACGAACTGACGGTGATTGCGGCGACCACCTGCGGGGCGGACACCTGCACGGTGATCGCCGACGTGTCGATCAACACGGCGCCGGCGGCCGACCTGCCCGATCCGGTCGACAGTTTCCTCTGCGCCTCGGGCCAGATCTGCTTTGCGTTCGCGGCCGCGGATGCAGACGGCGATCCGCTGACCTGGACGCGCCTGAGCGGGCCGGGGACGGTGACGCCGGCCGGGGTATGGTGTTTCACGCCGACCGAGAGCGGCGCGTACCCGGTCACGGTCATTGTGGCCGATCCGTGCGGCGCGGCCGATACGGCGACGATGACCTATAATCTGACATTCAATACGCCGCCCGTGGTCGACCTCGGCGGCGGCAAGGTCAACAAGCTCACGCTCTTCCAGTGCGATCCCAGCGAGCAGTGCCTGCCGTACACGGTGACCGACCCGGACAACAACGTCGTCCGCGAGGAGTTGGTCAGCGGGACGGCGACCCTGGACACGGCGGCCAACGAGCTGTGCTTCACGGCCCCCGCCTCAGGCACCTACCGGTTCATCGTGCGGGTCGAGGATGCCTGCGGCGCATTCGACCTGGATACGCTCGACGTGACGGTGCAGATCAACTACGCGCCGACGGCGAACGCCGGGGCGGACCAGCAGTTGTTCCTGTGCGCGAGCACGCCGCTCTGCTGGCCGGCGGGCTGCACGGACCCGGACAACAACCTCGACAGCTGCTACCTGATCACGCCCGCGGGGACGTACAGCGGCGGGCAGATCTGTTTCACGCCCGACACGGCCGGCATCTACGGGTTCATCCTGCGGACGGTTGACGTGTGCGGGGAGGCCGACGAGGACACCGCGTTCGTGGCGGTCGAGATCAACAGCGCGCCGGTGTGCCACCTGCCGAACGACACGACCATCGCGCAGTGTCTGCCGGCGCAGGTCCAGCTTCCGGTGAGCGCGACCGACGTCGACGGCAACCTCGACCGGTGCGAGATCATCACTGGCCCCGGCTCCATCCAGAGCGGCGCCTGGGTCTACACGCCCACGGCCGACCAGACGGTGACGGTGCAGGTGCTGTGCATCGACTCGTGCGGAACGGTGTGCACGGGGGACTTCACGGTCGCTTTCCAGGTGAACGAGCCGCCGGCGGTGAACCTCGGACCCGACACGACGCTGTTCCTCTGCCAGCCCCAGCAGGTGTGCCGCCCGGTGGCGGTGACCGATGACGAGAACAACCTGCAGAGCACGACGGTCATTTCGCCGGCCGGGGCGACGCTCAACGGCGACCAGGTCTGTTTTGCGACCGCGCTCGGCCAGCCGACTTACCCGGTCATTGTCGAGGCGGTCGATGCCTGCGGCCGCTCGCGGCGCGACACCAGCATTGTCACGGTCAACTTCAACCGCCCGCCGGCGCTCACCGTGACGCCGAGTTTCACGATCTACCTCGACTTCTCGGGCGAAGTGTGCTTCAGCGTCGCGGCGACCGACCCGGACAACAATCTCACCGGGGTCGGGGTGACGGCGCCGGCGGCGCTGGCGGGGAACGAAGCCTGCTTCTGGGCTGATACTTCGGGCGTGTACTGCTTTGTCGTGACGGCGCACGATGCCTGCAACGTTGCCGCCGTCGACACAATCTGCGTGACGGTGGCGATCGACGAGTGCATCCACCTCCGGGTGGAGAAGACCCACAACAGCTTCCAGGGCAACCACGAGTTCGTCGACATCTTCCAGCAGGGATCGGGCAAGGAGATCGGCGGGTTCGACCTGCTGCTGCAGTATGATCCCACGGCTCTCCTGTTCAACAACGCCGTGCCCGGAGACCTGCTCGAGCAGTGCGGCTGGGAGTACTTCACCTACCGCCAGGGTCCGGCGGGCAACTGCTCCGGCTGTCCCAACGGCCTGGTGCGGATTGTGGCGATCGCCGAGTACAACAACGGCGCCAACCACCCCGGCTGTTTCCTGCAGGATCTGACCGGTTCGCTGGCGACGCTCGACTTCGTCGTGTCCAACGACCGCAACCTCGAGTGCCAGTATGCGCCGATCCGGTTCTTCTGGGTGGATTGCGGCGACAACGCGGTGTCGTCGCGCACCGGCGACACGCTCTTTATCTCGCGCAAGGTGTTCGATTTCGAGCTCAACGAGATGACCTCGTACACCGGGACGCTGCCGGGGTTCACGGGGGCGCCGGACGTCTGCATCACGAGCGGCGGTCCCGGCAAGCCCTCGACCGTGCGCTGCGTGGACTTCACCAACGGCGGCGTGGACATCGTGTGCGCCGACTCGATCGACGCCCGCGGCGACATCAACCTCGACGGCCAGATGAATACGATCGCCGACGCCGTGCTCCTGAGCAACTATTTCGTCTACGGCCTGGGCGTGTTCACGATCAACGTGGAGGGGCAGATCGCGGCCACGGACGTGAACGCCGACGGGCTGGCGCTGTCGGTGGCCGATTTGGTCTACCTTATCCGGGTAGTGGTCGGCGACGCGCTCCCGTATCCGAAACTCGATCCCAACAAGTCGGCTGAGGTGCAGTTGGCGCTGATTGACGGCGTGCTGGAGATCCAGAGGACCGACTACGAGATCGGCGCCATCGCCCTGATCCTCGAAGGCGAGGCCGTGCCGGAACTGCACCCGGAGGCAAAGGGGATGGAGTTGCGGTACAGCTTCGACGGGACCGACACCCGCGTGCTCGTCTACAACAGCCAGGCGGCGGCCGCGCTCTCCGGCGGGAAGGTCCTGCGGATCGGGGGGGCGGCGAGGATTAAGACGATCGACCTCGGGGCCTTCAACGGCCTCGCGCTGACGGCCAAGGTGAGCAGCCTGCCGTCGCGTTACGCGCTCTCGCAGAACTTCCCGAACCCGTTCAACCCGGCGACGACAATCGAATTCGCCCTGCCCAAGACGACCGATTGGGAACTCAAGATCTTCAACGTGCTCGGCCAGACGGTCGAGACGTTCACGGGGACCCAGGACGTCGGGTACATGAAGATTGTGTGGGATGCCGGACGATACGCCTCAGGGGTGTATCTCTATCGTCTGACGGCTGGTGAGTTCACCGCCACGAAGAAGATGGTTCTGCTGAAGTAG
- a CDS encoding M48 family metallopeptidase: protein MRLCYLVLLTAFLAIPAAALAAEPATGGSADTLGPTTVETAAPALDTAAAAGAATPEYPMDPERKAKLISYSRFVNIWRFADLIITCGILALILFTGLSARMRTLAQRIFRRRGLAVAGFVVLFMAVDFLLNLPFSIYRNYMVESDYGFVNQSFGGWFGEAVLSLVVACVIAIIAVSFLYWVINRFRRWWLVFMIGAIPFTIFFIVIAPVLISPLFNDFVPIQNQGLGTKLVNLAESVGIHDPDVFQINASKQSSKINAYVTGLFGTKRIVLYDTLIDNFTDDEILFVMGHEMGHYVKHHIWWGLAVALVYIGFLVWLISRIAPALIRRFQRRFGFSTVGDVASLPLLILLLTVLEFGFQPITNTYSRMQEHVCDKYGVDVTGVDGETAARAFDKLAVYNLSDPSPSPLVEFWFYDHPALEGRMAFVREYAAQTVKQPAVRQ, encoded by the coding sequence ATGCGTCTGTGCTATCTGGTTCTCCTCACTGCGTTCTTGGCGATTCCGGCGGCGGCTCTGGCGGCCGAGCCGGCGACCGGCGGGTCGGCCGACACGCTCGGCCCGACGACGGTCGAGACAGCGGCGCCGGCGCTCGACACGGCCGCGGCGGCGGGCGCGGCGACGCCGGAGTATCCCATGGATCCCGAGCGGAAAGCGAAGCTGATTTCGTACTCGCGCTTTGTCAACATCTGGCGCTTTGCCGACCTCATCATCACCTGCGGGATTCTGGCGCTGATCCTGTTCACCGGCCTGTCGGCCCGGATGCGCACGCTGGCGCAGAGGATTTTTCGGCGGCGGGGGCTCGCGGTCGCCGGATTCGTCGTCCTGTTCATGGCGGTCGATTTCCTGCTCAATCTCCCCTTCAGCATCTACCGCAATTACATGGTCGAGTCGGATTATGGATTTGTGAACCAGTCGTTCGGCGGGTGGTTCGGGGAGGCGGTCCTGAGCCTGGTGGTCGCGTGCGTCATCGCAATTATCGCCGTGTCGTTTCTCTACTGGGTGATCAACCGGTTCCGGCGGTGGTGGCTGGTCTTCATGATCGGGGCAATCCCGTTCACGATCTTTTTCATCGTGATCGCGCCGGTCCTGATCAGCCCGCTGTTCAATGACTTCGTGCCGATCCAGAACCAGGGGCTGGGGACCAAGCTGGTGAACCTCGCGGAGAGCGTGGGGATTCACGACCCCGATGTCTTCCAGATCAATGCCTCCAAGCAGTCGTCGAAAATCAACGCCTATGTGACCGGGCTGTTCGGCACCAAGCGGATTGTGCTCTATGACACGCTGATCGACAATTTTACGGATGACGAGATCCTGTTCGTCATGGGGCATGAGATGGGGCACTATGTGAAGCACCACATCTGGTGGGGGCTGGCGGTGGCCCTGGTGTACATCGGGTTTCTCGTCTGGCTGATCAGTCGGATCGCGCCTGCGCTGATTCGCCGTTTTCAGAGGCGGTTCGGGTTCAGCACGGTGGGGGATGTCGCCTCGCTGCCGCTGCTGATCCTCCTGCTGACCGTGCTGGAGTTCGGTTTCCAGCCAATCACCAACACTTACTCGCGCATGCAGGAGCACGTGTGCGACAAGTACGGGGTGGACGTGACCGGGGTGGATGGCGAGACGGCGGCGCGGGCGTTCGACAAGCTGGCGGTGTACAACTTGTCCGATCCTTCGCCGAGCCCGTTGGTCGAGTTCTGGTTCTATGACCATCCCGCGCTCGAGGGCCGGATGGCGTTCGTCCGCGAGTACGCGGCTCAGACGGTGAAGCAACCGGCTGTGCGACAGTAA
- a CDS encoding class I fructose-bisphosphate aldolase: MIGKIEQLLGDQKNLLKHECKTIPKSKLHLPGPDFIDRVLVSSDRSPATLRNLAAMFNHGRLAGTGYLSILPVDQGIEHSGAASFAPNPDFFDPENIVKLAVEGGCNAVASTLGVLGAVSRKYAHKIPFIVKINHSEMLTYPNKFDQVMYADVEQAFDLGAVAVGATIYFGAEEGMRQLQEVTAAFKYAHELGMFTVLWCYLRNPAFKKDGVDYHTAADLTGQANHLGVTIEADIVKQKSPETNAGYKAIGFGKTSEKVYTELTTDNPIDLTRYQVVNCYMGRVGLINSGGESKGKGDLAAAVRTAVINKRAGGTGMISGRKAFQRPIKEGIELLNAIQDVYLEKDVTVA; this comes from the coding sequence ATGATAGGCAAAATCGAGCAGCTTCTGGGCGACCAGAAGAATCTGTTGAAGCACGAGTGCAAGACGATCCCGAAGTCGAAACTGCACCTGCCCGGCCCTGATTTTATCGATCGGGTCCTGGTTTCGTCGGACCGCAGTCCGGCCACCCTGCGCAATCTCGCGGCCATGTTCAACCACGGGCGGCTGGCCGGCACCGGGTACCTCTCGATCCTTCCGGTCGACCAGGGGATCGAACACTCCGGCGCGGCCTCGTTCGCCCCCAACCCGGATTTCTTCGACCCCGAGAATATTGTGAAGCTGGCGGTGGAGGGGGGGTGCAACGCGGTGGCCTCCACGCTCGGCGTCCTCGGAGCGGTGTCGCGCAAGTACGCGCACAAGATCCCGTTTATCGTCAAGATCAACCACAGCGAGATGCTGACCTACCCCAACAAGTTCGACCAGGTGATGTATGCCGATGTCGAGCAGGCCTTCGATCTGGGGGCGGTGGCGGTCGGGGCGACCATCTATTTCGGGGCCGAGGAAGGGATGCGCCAGCTCCAGGAGGTGACGGCGGCGTTCAAGTACGCCCACGAGCTCGGGATGTTCACCGTGCTCTGGTGCTACCTGCGCAATCCCGCGTTCAAGAAAGACGGCGTCGACTACCACACGGCGGCTGATCTCACCGGCCAGGCGAACCACCTCGGGGTGACGATCGAGGCGGACATCGTCAAACAGAAGTCGCCGGAGACCAACGCCGGCTACAAGGCGATCGGGTTCGGGAAGACCAGTGAGAAAGTCTACACCGAACTGACGACCGACAACCCGATCGATCTGACCCGGTACCAGGTGGTCAACTGCTACATGGGGCGGGTCGGCCTGATCAACTCCGGCGGCGAGTCGAAGGGGAAGGGGGATCTCGCGGCCGCAGTGCGCACGGCGGTGATCAACAAGCGCGCCGGCGGGACCGGCATGATCTCCGGCCGGAAAGCGTTCCAGCGGCCCATAAAGGAAGGGATCGAGCTGCTCAATGCGATCCAGGACGTCTACCTGGAGAAGGACGTGACGGTGGCGTAG